Proteins found in one Mucilaginibacter inviolabilis genomic segment:
- a CDS encoding ZIP family metal transporter, with protein sequence MNAKEILFSIIPVLLLFTGGLIALYRPPGAALKSFVLHFAAGVVFSVVAVELLPDMIKIHDAKSIIIGFTLGITAMLLIKHNTEKLANKESDVKKSKALPWGILTAIGVDLLLDGILLGIGFAAGAKEGVLLALALALECFSLGMATVTTLLESSLSKKTVIGILAGLSSLFIVGALIGLLLLHAAGDKVLELILSFGSAALLFLVTEELLVEAHEEKDSPFYTAAFFGGFLIFMILGMVFNQEQKHLSTI encoded by the coding sequence ATTTTCGATAATCCCGGTCTTGCTGCTTTTCACCGGCGGCTTAATTGCTTTATACCGTCCGCCCGGTGCTGCGTTAAAAAGTTTTGTGCTTCACTTTGCTGCTGGTGTGGTGTTCTCGGTCGTAGCTGTTGAGCTTTTGCCGGATATGATTAAGATACATGATGCGAAGTCTATTATTATCGGCTTTACCTTAGGTATCACGGCAATGCTGTTGATCAAACATAATACCGAGAAACTAGCGAATAAAGAAAGCGATGTAAAGAAAAGTAAAGCACTACCCTGGGGAATACTTACCGCTATCGGCGTTGACCTTTTACTGGATGGCATTTTGTTGGGTATTGGCTTTGCAGCCGGTGCAAAAGAAGGTGTGCTGCTCGCTTTAGCGCTCGCCCTGGAATGCTTTTCTTTAGGGATGGCTACCGTAACTACTTTGCTGGAGTCTTCCTTATCGAAAAAAACAGTCATCGGCATCTTAGCTGGATTGAGCTCGCTGTTTATTGTTGGCGCTTTGATCGGCTTACTGTTACTACACGCCGCAGGTGATAAAGTATTGGAATTGATTTTATCGTTTGGTTCGGCCGCACTTTTGTTTCTCGTTACTGAAGAACTACTGGTTGAAGCGCATGAAGAAAAGGATTCGCCTTTCTACACCGCTGCCTTTTTTGGCGGCTTTTTAATTTTTATGATCCTGGGAATGGTATTTAACCAGGAGCAAAAACACCTATCAACAATATGA
- a CDS encoding DUF1345 domain-containing protein: MITTKKFNINRVDANHKVYVSLGLAAICFFSTLGSISGSVHFMVTWLTYAVASLTLSGLTIFNIHPADVHREAHAQDSSRTIVFVFAVFASLASLLAILVLLRSTGGDTTQRLTLHVLLSLACVVSSWVLVHTIFTFRYAHFYYCDIDQDADGKNLKPGGLQFPDEDKPDYLDFSYFSFVIGMTFQVSDVQITSKKIRRLALMHGLLSFSFNTVIVALSINVVAGLMQK, translated from the coding sequence ATGATCACAACTAAAAAATTCAATATCAACCGCGTGGATGCCAACCATAAGGTCTATGTTTCTTTAGGTCTGGCTGCAATATGTTTCTTTTCGACGCTCGGCAGCATCTCCGGTTCCGTCCATTTCATGGTGACCTGGCTTACCTATGCGGTCGCTTCATTGACATTATCAGGTTTGACGATCTTTAACATCCATCCTGCCGATGTGCACCGGGAAGCTCATGCACAGGATTCCAGCCGTACGATCGTTTTTGTTTTTGCCGTGTTCGCCTCTTTGGCCAGCCTGTTGGCCATATTAGTACTATTGAGGTCAACGGGCGGTGATACTACCCAGCGGCTAACCCTGCATGTCTTGCTTTCTTTGGCCTGCGTGGTCAGTTCCTGGGTACTGGTACATACAATATTTACTTTCCGTTATGCCCATTTTTATTATTGCGATATAGACCAGGATGCTGACGGTAAAAACCTTAAACCTGGCGGCTTACAGTTCCCGGATGAAGACAAACCCGACTATCTTGACTTCAGTTATTTTTCTTTTGTGATCGGCATGACCTTTCAGGTCTCCGATGTACAGATCACCTCCAAAAAGATCAGACGGCTTGCGCTCATGCACGGTTTGTTATCGTTTAGCTTTAACACCGTTATTGTTGCATTGAGTATTAATGTGGTTGCCGGTTTAATGCAAAAATAG
- a CDS encoding MgtC/SapB family protein, whose translation MIINDESEWTIVLKLLLAVILGGVIGLDREKHGRSAGIRTYAAVCLGAALFTAIGEHMGDLAAASRIIANILVGIGFLGAGIIYKNDVTNSSSGLTMAATIWCTAGIGVAIGLNMLIIAFVATGALYALLALHHQSWYTRWKKEMQAKHGAEKNDEE comes from the coding sequence ATGATAATAAATGATGAAAGTGAATGGACAATAGTGCTCAAACTATTATTGGCAGTCATCCTCGGCGGCGTGATTGGGCTGGATCGCGAAAAGCATGGCCGAAGCGCAGGCATCAGGACTTATGCCGCCGTTTGTCTGGGCGCCGCTTTATTCACGGCTATCGGTGAGCACATGGGCGACCTGGCGGCAGCGTCACGGATCATTGCCAATATCCTGGTTGGTATCGGCTTTTTAGGGGCGGGAATTATTTATAAAAATGACGTCACCAATAGCTCCAGCGGATTGACAATGGCGGCCACGATCTGGTGCACGGCTGGTATAGGCGTGGCAATAGGACTGAATATGCTGATCATTGCTTTTGTTGCAACAGGTGCGCTTTATGCGCTGCTGGCTTTGCACCATCAGTCATGGTACACCAGATGGAAGAAAGAAATGCAAGCCAAACACGGCGCTGAAAAAAATGATGAGGAATAA
- a CDS encoding D-sedoheptulose 7-phosphate isomerase: MMRNNMENNDLILAEIREHQDTVATLTDPELLSSITAAARLVTSVIAAGKKILVFGNGGSASDAQHIAAEFTGRYVKERRGLPAIALTTDTSALTAISNDYGFARVFARQVEALAQPGDLAIGISTSGNSENVLQGLITAKGLDCHTLGLTGNGGGKIATLSDVLLNVNSKTTARIQEMHILIGHVLCSAVDRIYE, from the coding sequence ATGATGAGGAATAATATGGAAAATAATGATTTAATACTGGCGGAGATCCGCGAACATCAGGACACCGTAGCAACGCTTACCGATCCGGAACTACTAAGTTCCATAACAGCGGCTGCCAGATTGGTTACGAGTGTAATTGCGGCAGGGAAAAAAATACTGGTTTTCGGCAATGGCGGATCAGCCAGTGACGCGCAACATATTGCCGCAGAATTTACCGGCCGATATGTTAAAGAAAGGCGTGGCCTTCCCGCCATAGCGTTAACAACCGATACATCGGCCCTAACCGCGATCAGCAATGATTATGGATTTGCCAGAGTTTTCGCCCGTCAGGTGGAGGCGTTGGCACAACCCGGCGATCTGGCTATCGGAATATCAACAAGCGGCAACAGCGAAAATGTACTACAAGGTTTGATCACAGCGAAAGGCCTTGATTGCCATACACTTGGCCTGACAGGTAACGGTGGCGGCAAAATAGCTACATTATCAGATGTGTTACTGAATGTGAATTCCAAAACTACAGCCCGTATTCAGGAAATGCATATCCTGATCGGGCATGTCCTATGCAGTGCGGTCGACAGAATTTATGAATAG
- the rseP gene encoding RIP metalloprotease RseP, with product MQVVIMIAQFMLGISLLVTVHELGHFIAARAFGIKVEKFYLFFDAWGYSLFKFEYKGTLYGIGWLPLGGYIKMAGLHEPEDEDPGSVPDFETEAGSYKTKPAWQRLIVMSGGIILNLLLAFSIFSVQTAIYGKGYIQRLKSDYGITPGEIGLKAGLLPGDKIVAIDGDSVFYQDELLSTRILKRNTILTVIRSKADEKVHMHLKISPEIMRLLADKAPTEFFRMSTIFKFDSIYTNSELRNAGIKKNDRVVALDGKPLHQYDDFMVRLQENKQKQILLTVIHDGKTSQVLAHKDKDGHIGFSLKAVHPKLKSVKVTLPQSLGVGATRTWSSFSDNAKGLKDIMEGKVKVADAITGPIGIAMLFGGKLDWLRFWRLLALISTAIAFFNLLPLPVLDGGQALFIGIEAVRGKPMNTTVLAYVQISGLIIIVLLAIYVCYIDIARLII from the coding sequence ATGCAAGTAGTGATTATGATAGCTCAGTTCATGCTGGGTATTTCTTTATTGGTGACGGTACACGAGTTAGGACATTTTATTGCCGCCAGGGCATTTGGGATAAAAGTAGAAAAGTTCTACCTGTTTTTTGATGCCTGGGGCTACAGCTTATTCAAATTTGAGTATAAAGGAACGTTGTATGGCATAGGCTGGCTCCCCTTGGGAGGCTATATTAAAATGGCTGGACTTCACGAGCCTGAAGATGAAGACCCGGGCAGCGTCCCTGATTTTGAAACGGAAGCCGGATCGTATAAGACTAAGCCCGCCTGGCAGCGGTTAATTGTCATGTCCGGGGGTATTATACTAAATTTGTTATTGGCGTTTTCCATCTTTTCCGTGCAAACGGCGATCTATGGTAAAGGATACATTCAACGCCTTAAATCAGATTACGGAATAACGCCTGGTGAAATTGGGTTAAAGGCAGGGTTATTGCCCGGCGACAAGATCGTCGCCATTGACGGCGACTCCGTCTTTTATCAGGATGAATTATTGAGCACGCGCATCCTTAAAAGAAATACCATATTAACGGTCATCAGAAGTAAAGCGGATGAAAAGGTACATATGCACCTGAAGATCTCGCCGGAGATCATGCGTTTGCTGGCAGATAAAGCGCCAACGGAATTCTTTCGTATGAGTACCATTTTTAAATTCGATTCCATTTATACCAACAGTGAGCTTCGCAACGCGGGCATCAAGAAAAATGACCGCGTGGTAGCGCTTGACGGAAAACCACTGCATCAGTACGATGACTTCATGGTAAGACTGCAGGAGAATAAGCAAAAGCAGATATTGCTTACCGTAATTCATGATGGCAAGACCAGCCAGGTACTTGCCCATAAAGATAAGGACGGCCATATTGGGTTTTCGCTAAAGGCGGTTCACCCCAAATTAAAATCCGTAAAGGTAACTTTGCCGCAATCCTTAGGTGTCGGGGCGACACGCACCTGGTCTTCGTTTTCCGATAATGCCAAGGGATTAAAGGATATTATGGAGGGTAAGGTTAAGGTCGCCGACGCAATTACCGGCCCAATAGGGATCGCAATGCTTTTTGGAGGAAAGCTGGACTGGCTACGATTCTGGCGGTTGCTTGCTTTGATTTCAACAGCCATTGCTTTTTTTAATCTACTGCCCTTGCCGGTTCTGGATGGCGGTCAAGCTTTGTTTATTGGGATCGAAGCAGTCCGTGGAAAACCGATGAACACGACGGTCCTGGCCTATGTTCAGATTAGCGGGTTAATCATAATTGTGCTTCTCGCTATCTATGTATGTTACATTGACATTGCCCGGCTGATCATTTAA
- a CDS encoding HD domain-containing protein, which produces MNIVARSERFVRKFISENLPNNIYFHNEIHAQDVAEAVKEIGRVSAVTHEDIVVLEVAGWFHDTGYCFEYDGHENSSINIADGFLSSEACSRDFVEKVIKCIRSTRFPQQPNGLLEQIICDADLYHLSKKNYNDYAVRLRAEWSSILLKGLLIGIGIYRILG; this is translated from the coding sequence ATGAATATTGTAGCAAGATCTGAAAGGTTCGTCAGGAAATTTATCTCTGAAAATCTTCCGAATAATATATACTTTCATAACGAAATTCATGCTCAGGATGTCGCTGAGGCGGTGAAGGAAATTGGCAGGGTTAGCGCTGTTACTCACGAGGATATAGTTGTTCTGGAGGTAGCCGGATGGTTTCACGATACCGGCTATTGCTTTGAATATGACGGACATGAAAACTCAAGTATTAATATTGCCGATGGTTTTTTAAGCTCCGAAGCATGTAGCAGGGATTTCGTTGAAAAAGTAATAAAATGTATAAGGTCAACCCGCTTCCCGCAACAACCCAATGGTCTTTTGGAACAGATCATTTGCGATGCAGATCTCTATCACTTATCGAAGAAGAACTACAATGATTATGCCGTTCGCCTCCGGGCAGAATGGTCGTCAATCTTGCTCAAAGGTTTACTGATCGGGATTGGGATTTACAGAATATTGGGATGA